TTGATAAAGAGATGCGTTTGGCCGTGTTGCGCCAGGACCAGTTTGCTTTTGACGAAGAGACGGTCTTCAACACCGTCATCATGGGTCACGAGCGGCTGTACAAGGTGATGGCCGAACGAGAGGCGATCTATTCCAAAGGGGAATTTACCGAGGAAGACGGTATTCGCTCCGGGGAACTGGAAGCCGAATTTGCTGAAATGAACGGCTACGAGGCCGAATCTGAAGCCGCCGTGCTGCTCAATGGCCTCGGCATCGGTGAAGAGCTGCGTCATAAAAAGATGAAAGAGCTTGAGGGCGGCGAGAAAGTGCGTGTATTGCTCGCTCAGGCGCTGTTTGGCAACCCTGATATCCTGCTGCTCGACGAGCCAACCAACCACCTCGACCTCAAATCGATTCAGTGGCTCGAAGAGTTTCTCGGCCGCTTTCAGAATACCGTCATTGTCGTGTCGCACGACCGGCATTTTCTCAATCAGGTGTGTACCCATATCGCCGATATTGATTTCAGCACCATCCGCACCTATGTGGGTAACTACGATTTCTGGTACGAAGCCAGTCAGCTGGTGTTGAAGCAAAAGCAGGATGCCAATAAAAAAGCCACCGACAAAGCCAACGAGCTCAAAACGTTTATCGCCCGGTTCAGTTCCAACGCCTCCAAGGCCAAGCAGGCCACAGCGCGTAAAAAGCTGCTCGATAAGCTCGATATCGAAGAGTTGCCGGTGTCGTCGCGCAAATATCCGTTTGTCGTGTTCAAACCGGAGCGTCCCTGCGGCGATATCATTCTTGAGGTGGATGGCCTGACCAAGAGCATTGACGGCGTCAAGGTGCTGGATAATGTCAGCTTTGTGGTCAACAAAAACGACAAGATTGCATTTGTCGGCGGTGATGGCCTGGCC
This is a stretch of genomic DNA from uncultured Desulfuromonas sp.. It encodes these proteins:
- a CDS encoding ATP-binding cassette domain-containing protein, translating into MISASNICLAYGKRTIFKNVNIKFTPGNCYGLIGANGAGKSTFLKILAGDADADKGEVVIDKEMRLAVLRQDQFAFDEETVFNTVIMGHERLYKVMAEREAIYSKGEFTEEDGIRSGELEAEFAEMNGYEAESEAAVLLNGLGIGEELRHKKMKELEGGEKVRVLLAQALFGNPDILLLDEPTNHLDLKSIQWLEEFLGRFQNTVIVVSHDRHFLNQVCTHIADIDFSTIRTYVGNYDFWYEASQLVLKQKQDANKKATDKANELKTFIARFSSNASKAKQATARKKLLDKLDIEELPVSSRKYPFVVFKPERPCGDIILEVDGLTKSIDGVKVLDNVSFVVNKNDKIAFVGGDGLAKTTLLKILAGELKPDSGSFRWGVTITNAYFPKENSAYFEKEMSLIDWLCQFPPHEGESFARGFLGRMLFSGDEATKMTTVLSGGEKVRCMLSRMMLSSANVLLFDEPTNHLDLESITALNNSLIQFPEVLLFTSHDHKFVSTVANRIIELTPGGVIDRVMSFDDYLESADVNALRGQLYGSEVDLTL